The genomic region CGAAGAATTCGGAAAATATCTCTTCCGAATTCTTCGCCGCATCGTTAACTTGGTTTATTTTACGCTGAAGGTGCCGATAAAATTCTCCGGAGCCTGTCCCATATAGCCGGTGCCGGCGGCGTCAAATGCGCCTTGCTTGTCGTTTGGCGCATTGTTCGGGTCGCCAAGGGCTGCTTGATTTCCGTCATTATAACCAGAAGAGATTTGCTGCGCTCGCGTGTATTTGACATGACCATCAGAGAACGCAAAGTTTGCGCCGTCGGTATGGACGGGCGCTAATAGGAACGCTCCATAATTCGTGCGAGGCGGCTGTCCAAGACCGATTGTCGCCGTTTTTCCGCAAACATATTTCGCGTTGATCGATTGGTCGATCCATCCAGCGGAATTGTCGCCGCCGTTTCCGGAAGGTGAAAAATGGAATGTTCCAGCAGCTCCGCCCGTCAGACCGGAATCGAGATTGATATCCGTAATCGGAGCTTGAGCGCCTTGAGTTTCAAACAAAGCGACCGTGGAAGCGGGAGCTCCAAACGACGCCAGCGTTGTTCCCGATCCACTGGCTCCGCCTCCAGAGTTATAAGCGTAGTTCAAGTTCAGCCCATAAGATACGGGGTAGAGGGTGTTGCCGCTTGCGTCTGTTGTAACTCCGGTGGGATCATCTGGACAGTGGAAAACGCCGGTACTCTTGATATAAGGATACATTTTTCCCGCCCAGCCCATGCCAATGCCTAGCCATCCAGACGCTGGAAACGTTTCGTCGTTGTCTTGCACATATTGCAGTAAGCCCAAGCTCAGTTGTTTGAGATTGGAAGAGCAGCTAATTTGACGCGCTTTCTCGCGTGCTTTCGCAAATACCGGAAAGAGGATCGCGGCAAGAATGGCAATGATAGCGATAACAACGAGCAGCTCAATGAGTGTAAAGCCACGATGAGAAGATGAAGACTGTTGCATGAATGTTTCCTTTGATTGGTGGTTATCCGGCGGATCGAGCAATGCAGTAGAGACGCTGATAGGTCAATGAAATTCTTTTGGTTTACTCATATCTAAATTGATAAAACCAATTGCAGTATATCGCAAATTGCTATGGCTGTCAAGCAAAAAACGGCAAAACAGAAACTATGTTGCTTTTTCGTGTTTGTTCGGCAAAGCAATGATCTCCAGGCACATATTTACGGAGTGATAGTCGAGTTTCCAGCAGTTGCCTTTATCGTGGACGCGTCCCGTTCCATCGCAGCTGAGCGATGCGAAGAGGCCGCCATAGATGGGATCGACAAAGCTGTGCTGGTAGAAGTCGAGCGTTCGGC from Capsulimonas corticalis harbors:
- a CDS encoding DUF1559 domain-containing protein, whose amino-acid sequence is MQQSSSSHRGFTLIELLVVIAIIAILAAILFPVFAKAREKARQISCSSNLKQLSLGLLQYVQDNDETFPASGWLGIGMGWAGKMYPYIKSTGVFHCPDDPTGVTTDASGNTLYPVSYGLNLNYAYNSGGGASGSGTTLASFGAPASTVALFETQGAQAPITDINLDSGLTGGAAGTFHFSPSGNGGDNSAGWIDQSINAKYVCGKTATIGLGQPPRTNYGAFLLAPVHTDGANFAFSDGHVKYTRAQQISSGYNDGNQAALGDPNNAPNDKQGAFDAAGTGYMGQAPENFIGTFSVK